A window from Symphalangus syndactylus isolate Jambi chromosome 22, NHGRI_mSymSyn1-v2.1_pri, whole genome shotgun sequence encodes these proteins:
- the LOC129472698 gene encoding large ribosomal subunit protein uL11-like, translating to LSAQRRPRCNFLWSSRIRVHPTPATSLVPPKFDPNEIKVIYLRCTRGEVGATSVLAPKIGPLGLSPKKAGDDIAKATGDWKGLRITVKLTSQNRQAQIEAVPSASALIIKALEEPPRDRKKQKNIQHSGNITFDEIFNIAQQMQHQSFFHQSLAREFSGTIKEISRTAQSVGCNADVRHPHDIIDDINSGAVECPAS from the exons ctttcGGCTCAGAGGAGGCCAAGGTGCAACTTTCTTTGGTCGTCCAGAATCCGGGTTCATCCGACACCAGCCACCTCCCTAGTGCCGCCGAAGTTTGACCCCAACGAGATCAAAGTCATATACCTGAGGTGCACCAGGGGTGAAGTTGGTGCCACTTCTGTGCTGGCCCCCAAGATCGGCCCCCtgggtctgtctccaaaaaaggctGGTGATGACATTGCCAAGGCAACGGGTGACTGGAAGGGCCTGAGGATTACAGTGAAACTGACCAGTCAGAACAGACAGGCCCAGATTGAGGCGgtgccttctgcctctgccctgaTCATCAAAGCCCTCGAGGAACcaccaagagacagaaagaaacagaaaaacattcaaCACAGTGGGAATATCACGTTTGATGAGATCTTCAACATTGCTCAACAGATGCAGCaccaatcttttttt cACCAATCTTTAGCCAGAGAGTTCTCTGGAACCATTAAAGAGATCTCAAGGACTGCCCAGTCTGTGGGCTGTAATGCTGATGTCCGCCACCCTCATGACATCATAGATGACATCAACAGTGGTGCTGTGGAATGCCCGGCCAGTTAA